ATAAGTTATCCAGTACCACTTTTTTTAGTTATTTTAGTACTAATTTTTACGCTTAAATTTGATTTTTTAATTCATTTTAATACAAAAGTTTTTGATAATTACTTTTTTCGACATTTTATCGAAGCAATTTTTTACTTGCCCCTGTTGTTGCCTTATTCATATTTGTGTAGTTTTTTCCAAAAAATTTTTAATTTTTACCTAGCGAAGAAATGTAAAAAAAATTTAGGTAAATTAGATACAAATAAACAATTTGATTTCTTAGCTAATTTTGATTTTAAAAAAAATTATAATCTTATAAAGAGAAAAAGCCCTTATATTTGAATCAACGTAAGAAAAAAAGATAGATATAACCCTGATAAAATCATTGAAAATATTTTTGTTATGATTGACGGTTTGTGATTAACTACTAGAGTATTTTTGCCTTCCTATTATTGAGATATATTTTTACACGTCTTCTCATTTAATACAAAAAGTCCTGATTTAAATCCTATTATTAAAAAACGGCAAGTTCGTTTCTTAATTATTTATCTATTTTCAGTTTTTATAAATTTTATTACATTTTGATACTTGTTTTGAGTATTAACTTATTCTTTTAGTGTTACGATTTCAGCATTTGATGATTCTAGCTTAATCATCAAGCATATTGGTCTAGTTTTGGTTGCTATTTTTGTAGTGCCGTTTATTCTAGATGGGGTAATTAAATTTCTTGTATTTAAAATTTAATTTTAGTAAGGTTTTAAGAATCTTTTAATTTTAACTTTAAATTAGTAGAAAAATCTAGACAACTAGTTTTTATACTAGCTTAATTTTCGTTTTTATCTTTATCTGGTTCTTTTTCTTGTTGTTGTTCTAGTTCTTGCTTTCGTTTTTGTTCTTGTTCTATTTCTTGTTTTCGCTTTTTAAGCTCCTCAAAAATAATTGCTGGGTCAATTCCGGATCTTCTAAGAACAGTCTCCATTATGTCTTGATAAACTCCACGATCATTTTCAGAAAGATCGTTAATTGTATATTTTCTTTTTGGTTTGCGTGGAGATTTGTTTTTCCCACGAGTACTTATTGGACTTTTCATACCATTATTATAATACTTTTTTTAAAATTAGTAGAAAAGAAATCAAACAACTAGTTTTTATACTAATTTATAATTTAGGTTTTCTACTTTTTGTAAGAGGCTAAATTTAAAATAATAAAAATTAAGATTTTAGGTAAAAAAGACGGATTTACGGCATTTTTGCGTATTTATACTCGCAAAAAGTGAATTTTATCCTCCAAACTCTCAAACTCAGGAGTTTAAAGAAAAAAACATCCTAAAAATGGATGTAAATTAGTATACTAGTTTCAGACCATTCGAAAAAAGGTGTGTCAAAATGAAACAATACAAATTCACAATTGAAGACAAATTTAGATACATAAAAATTGCCGAATCTAAAGGGTTAAAAAACGCAATTTTGCATTTTGCTGAAGAATTTAGAGAAATTTACAAAAGCAAATCGAAAAGCAAAAAAGCGGATAAAGAATGAATGCTGCATATATATGCTAATAATTTGATAAGAAATTGGCAAAAAAAGTTTTATAATAATGATATGAAAAGTTTGATAAGTGTTCGCGGGAAAATCAAATCACCGCGCAAACCAAAGAAGAAATATACAATTAACGATCTTTCTGAAAATGATCGTGAAGTTTATCAAGAAATAATGGAGAATGTTCTTAGAAGATACGGGATTGACCCCGCAATTGTTCTTGAGGAGCTTAAAAAGCGAAAACAAGAACAAGAAAAAGATAAAGGTAAAATCGAAAATTGCACTAGAATTTGTAGTGTTTTTAACATTAATCGCACTTCGATTTATGAAAAGATAAGGGTGAAAAAACCACCAAAGAAAATGATTTATGATGAAAAGTTACTTGAGTGAATTCGTGAAAATTTCAATTTAAATCGAAAAGTTAAAGGGCGCGACGTTCTATATAATATTTACATAAATCAGGGAAATTATGTAAGCACGTACGTGTTTCAAAAACATTACGAATTTTTAGGATTAAAATCTCTAGCTTATAAAAAGCAAGGAAAACCAGCACCAAAAGAGAAAAAGTTTACGCGAATTTGGACTGAAGATCATATAAAAGGTGACTTTTCCTCAGAAAATTTTGGCGAAAAATGGTTTGCTGATATTAAATTTATCAAAATTAACAACGAATGATTTTACCTACACTCAATTATTGAAACAAAATCCAATTACCTGCTAAATTTTTCAGTTTCTAAAACAAGATTTTCAGAAGAAACTATAAACTTAGTAAAAGAAACAATTAAAAAGTATAATATTAAACCAAAATTTTTCCATTCAGATCATGGTGTGGAATATGCAAACTACAAATTTGCTAATTTTTTAAAACAAAACAATATCCAACAATCAATGTCCCCAAAAGGTTATGCCCTTGCAAACCGGCCTATTGAATATTTTTATGCAGTTTTTCAGCGAGAATTGCTTAATATTGAGGGCGAAAATTTTGAAAATGTGCCTACCGCTTATCAAAAAATAAGTTCATTTATTGATTGGTATAACTATGAAAGGCCTCAAAGTTGCTTATCATATAAAACTCCAAGTTATTATATGAGGTAAATTATTTGTCCAAATTTTTAAAATGAACATGCTAGAAAAAATTAACAAAAGTGGAGCAATCAAAATCATAGAAAAAAAACTAATTGTCTGAGATTTTTCTACCAATTTATGTTTGGTTTAAAATAAAATTGTGTTATAATAAACATCACTTAAGAATGAATTAATAAATTTTAATATTGAATTAAGGGGGAATTAATTATGTTTTTGTCATAAAAAAATCAGAAAATGCGAATTATCCACTATATTTTTAAATATGATGGAATGCCTTAAATTTGACCGTTTAGAAATCTACAAATTTAGGGCTTTTAGTTATTGTTCTTTCAAAACTTCATATGTTTTTTTAGGCTCAATGTAAGTAAAAATGAGCTTTCTATTTACATTGAGTTTAAATAATAGTTGTATTTTTTTGTGATTTTTGCTGTTTTATGATAAATTGACTTTTGCCAGTGTTTTAAAATAGGTAATTAACTTTTGCCAAAAAGTTAAAAAAGTGCCCAAAAACCGGACACTTTTTGAATTGATTAAAGTAAAATAATTATCTATTTTTGAATAAAGTATCTGATAACTCTAACGAATTGTGCAACAAATGAAGATTCATTGTCGTATCAAGTGTATAGTTTGTATAATCTTTTACCATCAACTTCAACAAATTTTGTTAAGGTTGCATCAAAAATTGAACCATGTGTGTCCCCGATAATGTCGCTAGAAACAATAGGTTCGTCGCAATAATAAAAGGATTCGCTTTCATATTTTTTAATTGCTTTATTAAGTTCTTCAATAGAAGGTGATGATTTTAATTCAACACTTAAGTCAACAAAAGAACCCGTAATTACCGGCACTCTTATTGCAATTCCGTCTAATTTCCCAGTTAAGGATGGCACAACAAGACCAATTGCTTTTGCAGCACCAGTTGAAGAAGGTACTAAGTTAACAGCGGCAGCACGCGCTCTTCTTAGATCTTTATGTGGAGCATCTTGAATTCTTTGGTCGGCAGTATAAGCATGAACTGTTGTCATAAATCCATGGCTTATTCCAAATTCTTTTTCAAGCGCATTTACAAGTGGAGCAAGCGCATTTGTTGTACATGATGCAGAAGATAAAATTTTATCATTTTCATCAACAGTGTGGCAGTTTACATTGTGAACTATAGTTTTTACATCATTTCCAGCAGGAGCAGAAACTAGAACTTTTTTTGCACCAGCATTAAGGTGTAAAGTAGCCCCAGCTTTTGATGCATAACGCCCTGTACATTCAAGAACTAAATCAATTTCTAGTTGTCCTCAAGGTAACATTTCAGGGTCTTTTTCTGAAAAAACGTGAATTTTTTTGTCATTAATTACAAGATAATTCTTGTCTTCTTCTTTTAAAACGCTAACAGTTCCAGAAAATCTTCCTTGGGCAGAGTCGTATTTTAAAAGGTGAGCTAAAACAGATGCATCAGTCAGATCATTAATTGCAACAACCTCTAAATTTTCATCTTTAAGATCTAGAAGTTGGCGAAGTGCTAATCTACCGATTCTTCCAAAGCCGTTAATTGCAATTTTTTTCATTTTATTCCTCATTTCATTAGTCTAATTTTTTTAAAAAAATTGACTAAAATTTTTTTTATAGTAAATTTTACCACTTTCTTACTAGTTTACTTTAAAATTTCAATTATTATTTTATTTTTGTATAAAATTCTTAGTATAAAACCCAGAAAGGCTTATATGACTTATTCAGTTGAGAAACTTAAACTTTTAAAAGGGCTTGAAGCTGTAAAAAAACGACCTGGAATGTACATAGGTTCAACAGACATTAACGGACTTCATCAATTAATCTGAGAAATTTTTGACAATGCAGTTGATGAAGTAATTGCTGGTTTTGCAAATGAAATTAAAGTGGTAATAAATCTTGATAATTCAGTTGAAATTAGCGACAATGGTCGCGGAATTCCGACTGAAATTCACAAAAAGACCGGTAAAACTGGTGTTGAATTAGTTTTTACAGAACTTCATTCAGGAGCTAAATTTTCTGATGAAATTTATAAAACCGCCGGCGGACTTCACGGAGTTGGCTCATCAGTTGTGAATGCATTATCGAAAAAAATGGAAGTTTTTGTTTCTCGTAACCAAAAATTGTTTTATACATCTTTTATTAACGGTGGAAAAATTGAAAATAGAACCCAAGAATTAGGTCCTAGCAAAATTAGTGGCACAAAAATAGTATTTTTGCCCGATTTTTCATTTTTTTCTCACAAAGAATATGATCCTGACATGATAATTTCAAGGTTACAAGAAACTTGCTTTTTAGTTAAAAATTTAAAAATCGAGTTTGTTGATCTAAAAAACGGTATTGAAAAAACTTTTCAATTTAGTAAAGGAATTGAAAATTTTGTTGAATTTTTAAACAAAGATAGCCAAAAAATTCATGACAAAATTATCGCTTTTAAAGAAAAAAGTCAAGAAATCATAGTAGAATTTGCATTTCAGTATGTTGATTCTCAACAGGAAAATATAATCTCATTTGTTAATAATGTAAAAACAAATTTAGGTGGAAGTCACGAAAATGGCCTAAAAGCCGGAATTGTAAAGGCAATTAATACTTATGGTCAACAAAATAATTTACTGAAAAATAAACAAATTTTTGACTTTAATGATGTAAAAGTTGGGCTTTCCTTAATTCTATCGCTGCGAATTCCTGAGCCAATTTTGGAATTTGTCGGCCAAACTAAAAATAAATTAGCAACAGTCTTGGCAAAAACAGTCACTGAAGAGGTCGTTTTTAGAAATTTAATGTCCTTCTTTATTCAAAATAAAGAAACCGCTCAAAAAATTATTACTTTTTTACTAAATGTTTATCAGCAAAAAGAAAAGTTAAAATTAAGTCTAACAGAAACAAAAATTTCTAAGTCAGTTGCAAAAGAAAAACGAATATTATCAGGAAAATTAACCCCTGCAAATTCAAAAAAAGCTATGAATCGCGAGCTTTTTTTAGTTGAAGGTGAATCAGCTGGTGGTTCAGCAAAACTTGCCCGAAATCGTGAATTTCAAGCAATTTTACCGCTCAAAGGTAAAATTGTAAATTCACAAAAAACTCGACTAATTGAAGTTTTAAAAAATGAAGAAATTATTGCCATTATTAGCGCTTTAGGAACTGGAATTGGTCAGAATTTTAACCTTAAAAACTTAAATTATGGCAAAATCATTATTATGACCGATGCTGACAATGACGGTGCTCACATTCAAATTTTAATTTTGACCTTCTTGTTTTATCATATGCGTCCTTTGATTGAAAATGGTTTTGTTTATATTGCCCAACCGCCTTTGTACCGAATTAGTGAAAAAAATAAGAAAGACATTTATATTTGAGAAGAAAAAGAATTCCATGAATATGTAAAAAAACATCCAAATGCTCAAATTCAGCGTTATAAAGGTCTTGGTGAAATGAATGCATCCCAACTTTGACAGACAACAATGGATCCTGAAAAACGAATTTTAGAAAAGGTTTTAATCGAAGACCTTGAAAAAGTTGAGGAAAATTTCCGCATTTTAATGGGAGAAAGAGCTGATTTGCGTAAAAATTGAATTCAAGAAAATGTTGACTTTTCACTTGAAGATAGTTTTATTGACAATTTAAAGGAGCCAGTCTATGAGTAAAAATTTCGATATAATCATTAACTCCAAGTTAGATCAAATTTTGGCTGAAAAATTTACGCGCTACTCAAAATATATAATTCAAAACAGAGCAATTCCAGATGTTCGTGACGGACTAAAACCTGTTCAGAGACGAATTCTTTATTCAATGTGACAGCTTGGTCTAAAAAATACTAAAAATTACAAAAAATCAGCCAGAGTTGTCGGAGATGTAATTGGTAAATTTCACCCTCACGGAGATTCATCGATTTATGATGCGCTAGTTCGGCTGTCTCAAGAGTGAAAAATCAACATCCCACTTGTAGAAATGCACGGAAATAAAGGCTCAATTGACGATGACCCCCCTGCTGCAATGAGGTATACCGAAGTTAGACTAGCCCAAATTAGTGAACATTTACTTGAATTATTGTCAAAAAATGTCGTAAATTTCTATCCTAATTTTGATGATAGTGAAAAAGAACCCACAGTTTTACCAGCAATTTTTCCTAACTTGTTAATTAACGGGGCAATTGGAATTGCAAGTGGTTTTGCTACCGAAATACCTCCTCATAATTTAGTTGAAGTAATCCAAGCTGTAATTTTAATGATCAAAAATCCTTTAATTACAAACGCCCAGATTTCTAAAGTTATTTTAGGCCCTGATTTTCCCACAGGCGGAATAGTTTATGGAAAAGCCGGAATTCTAGATGCTTTTGAAACCGGAAAAGGAAAAATTCAAATTTCATCATCATACAAAATTTCTGAAAAAAACAAGCAAAAAGTGATCGAAATTTCCTCTATTCCTTTTGGAATTTCAAAGGCTAACTTGATTCAGCAAATCGACACAATTCGATTTGAAGAAAAAATTAGCGGAATTAAAGAGGTTATTGACCAATCTGATCAAAATGGTGTGCTTATTTTTGTCGAACTTGAAAAAGACGCAAACGCCGAATTAATTCTTAATTATTTGCTGCAAAAAACAGATATGCAAATTTATTATTCCTATAATTCGGTAGCAATTTGTAATAATTCGCCAAAATTACTGTCAATTAAAGAAATGATTGCTTATTTTCTCGAGCATTTAAGAAAAGTTAAACTTGGCGAATTTAATTATGAACTTTTTAAAAGCAAAAAAAGGCTTGAAATTATAGAAGGATTTTTAAAAGTTGCCGATATAACTAATGAAGTAATTGAAATTATCCGTAAATCTGATAATTCAAAAGCGGGTGTAATTGCTGATTTAGTTAAATATTTAAATTTTACCGAAGTTCAAGCTGAAGCAATTGCTTCGATGCGTTTGTATAGATTGTCTAAAATTGAACAACAATCATTTTTAAATGAATCTAAAATTTTAGCCCAAAACATTGAAGAATTTCAAAAACTTATTGAAAATAAAGAAGAATTTGACCTTCATTTAATTTCTATGCTAGAAAATTTTGCTAAGATTTATGGTTCTCCGCGAAAAACTAAAATAGTTGACAAAGAATTGCAAGTAAAAATTAACCATCAAGATCTAATTAAGGATGAACAGTTTTATTTTTGAGTTTCTAAGAGTGGTCTTTTTAAAAAAATGAACATAAAAAATCATGCAGTCGATGAAATTGAAAAAATTCAGTTACCTTCAGAGGATTTTTTTGTTTTTCAAGGTAAAATAAATCAACGTCAAAAAGGGCTTTTTTTAACAAATAAAGGTGATGTTGGTATGTTATTAGCTCATCAACTCGAAGAATTAACGCTAAAAAATAATCCAAATAACTTAAAAATTTCTCTTGGTCTTAAAAATGACCACGAATTAATTAATTCTTTTTTTCTCGATGACCTAGATTCTAATCATTTTTTACTTTTTATAACTAAATTTGGTTATGCAAAAAGAATGCAACTAAAAGAAATAGCAAAAATTAGACCAAATAATATGATAAATTGCTTTAAACCAAAAGAAGGTGATGAATTAATTAGCATTTTTTTAGAAAATAAATTAAAAAACATCGTCTTAATCACATCGCAAAATCGCGCACTAAAAATAAGTGTTTCAGATGTTCCAATTTATGGGCGTATTTCTTCAGGTGTAAAAATTTTAAAACTTCAAAAAAATGAAAAAATTGTTGCATCTGTTTTAATTAATTCCTCTGAGAAAATCGCGGTTATTGATAATTATTCGCGTTTTGAAAAAATTGCATCAGAAAAACTTCATTTTGGTAACAGAACAATTGCTCCCAAAAGCTTTGATTCAAAACTTGATTTTTCTATAATTCCAAAAAGTGTCGAAATTTATAGTGAAAATTTGCAAATTTTCGATTTTGACACCACTTTAAAAATTGTTCCAGTCCAAAAATTTATCAATTTTGACCCTAATCCTAAAAAAAATTATAAATTATTTTTAACAACTGATAAAAATAACGAAAATTTACCAAATTTTATTGAACAAAATCAAGCAAATTCTAGTAAGATTTTAAAGACTAAACTTCAAGAAATAAGTGAAATTGACATAAATTTAATTCTTGAAAAGATTGAAAAGGAATAAACAATGGATAAAAATTTCTATAAAAATTCGCTCAATATATTTTCCACAGATTTCTCAATGAAAGCTAATTTGCCTCAAAAGGACAAATTTTTTACTGAATTTTGAAAAAATGAAGACATTTATCAAAAACTTTTAAAAAAAAATATTAATAATCCAAGATTTATTCTTCATGACGGGCCTCCTTATGCAAACGGTGACATTCATATTGGCCATGCTCTTAATAAAGTTTTAAAAGATATAATAGTTCGATATAAATCAATGTCTGGTTTTTATTCACCTTTTGTCCCAGGTTGAGATACTCACGGTCTTCCAATTGAAAATAAAATTATTAACCAAATTGAGACAAAATCGACATTAGAAATTCGCCAAAAAGCCAATGATTTTGCTAATTCACAAATTTTAGTTCAAAAAAAACAGTTTGAAAAATTGAATTTATTAACAGATTTTAGCCAAATTTATCAAACAAATGACCCATCTTATGAAGCAAAGCAACTAAAATTATTTAAAAAAATCGCCGAAAAAGGTCTAATTTATCGTGCTTTAAAGCCAATTTATTGATCTCCTTCAAGTCAAAGTGCCCTAGCTGAAGCCGAAATTGAGTATCTAAATCACCGTTCTCCTTCGATTTTTGTTGCTTTTGAAGTTAAAAATGGCAACAATTTTGTAAAAAGTAGCGATAAAATCATCATTTGAACAACAACTCCTTGAACACTAATTGCAAATGCAGGGGTTGCTGTTGGTCTAAATTTTGACTATGTTAGAGTAAAAGTTGGATCAAATTTTTACATTTTAGCAGAAAAATTATTACAAATATTAGCCTCAAGTTTTGAGTGAAATTCTTATGAAATTATTGACACATTTTTAGGGAAAAACCTTGTAAATATCGAGTATTTTCATCCTATTTTTGACAAAGTTTGTCCTATAGTTTCAGGTCACCATGTTACTTTGGATGCTGGTTCGGGTCTTGTTCATCTTGCACCGCTTTTTGGTGAAGATGACTACTGGATTGGTCGAGAAAATAGCCTTGAAATGGTTATGCACGTTGAAGATGATGGAAAATTTAATGAAAAAGCAGGACAATTTTCTAGTCAATTTTATGATTCAGCAAATAAATCAATAACCGAATATCTCAAAGAAAAACAGTCACTTTTAAAATTAAGTTTTATCACCCACTCATTTCCTCATGATTGGCGAACATTAAAACCCGTAATTTATCGTGGTACACCTCAGTGATTTGTTTCTGTTGAAAAAATTAAAAAAGAGCTTGAAACAGCGATAAATGAAATTGAATTTCCTGAAAAATGACTCAAAAACCGCTTAACAAAAATGATAATTGACAGAAAAGACTGACTAATTTCACGCCAGAGAAGTTGAGGAATCCCGCTGATTATTTTTTATGACAAAAATAAAAATCCTGTTTTAGATAAGCCAGAAATTTTTGACCATATAATTTCACAAGTTCAAGAATTTGGTTCTTCAATATGATACCAAAAAACAGCTGACGAACTTTTGCCTCCTAAATATCAAAATTTAGGCTGAACAAAAGAAAACGATATTTTGGATGTCTGATTTGATTCAGGTGTTAGTTTTCTGGCCGCAAATATTAACAATGAAAAACCTCCTTTTGATATTTATTTAGAAGGATCTGACCAATATCGCGGCTGATTTAATTCATCTTTAATAAATTCGGTGATATATTTTGGCTTTTCACCTTATAAAAAATTATTGTCTCACGGTTTTGTTGTTGATTCAAAAGGGAACAAAATGTCAAAATCAAGAGGAAATGGAGTTGATCCGCTTGTAATTTTGAATAAGTACGGCTGTGATATTTTTCGACTTTGGGTTGCAAATAGTGAATATTATAATGACATTGTTTATTCAGAGTCAATTTTTGAGCAAAATGTTGAAATTTACCGTAAAATTCGCAACACAGTTCGATTTTTAATCACAAATTTAGCAGATTTTGAACCAAAACAATATGAATTACAAGAAGTTGACCTGTTTATATATAATAAAATTCAAAAGCTAAAAAACGAAATAATTCAGTATTATGATGAATATCGTTTTGTCCGTGTTGTAAAAATAATTAATAATTTTATAATTGAATTTTCTAATTTTTATCTGTCTATTGTCAAAGATATTTTGTATGCTGATTCAAAAAATTCAGCAAAAAGACGCTCAATTCAATACGTTTTTTATGAACTTTTATTAGTTTTAAATATCGCAATTGCTCCAATTATGCCAACAACAGCTGAAGAAATTTATCAATTTGTTCAAAAAAGTGAAAAGCAAACATCAATCCACCTGGAAAATTTCTTTAAAAAGTCTAATTTTGATCCAAAATTAGATGAAAAATGAGTTGAATTTTTTGATGTCAAAAATTCAGTTTATCAACTAATTGAGCAAAAAATTCAATCAAAAGAAATAAATCGTTCAAATGAAATTGCGGTTGTTTTAGACTCTAATGCCTCAAATTTTCTAAAATCACTTGATCTTGTGAAATTATTAATGGTTGCAAAAGTCGAATTTAAGGACAAAATAAGCATTTATAATCTTAATTGACCTAAATGTCTAAGATGTTGAAACCATTTTGAAACAATCCAGGATGTTTGTGACCGTTGTTTTGAGGTTTTGAATGAAAACAAAAATTAACCTCGTTATCAGATATATTAATTCAAAATATATTAAAATCGGCAAAAAACGCTTATTAATTAACATTTTGATTGCTTTTTTGGTTATTCTGGTTACTCTATTAATTGATCAACTAACAAAAAATTTAATTTTTACCTATGATGAGTATAGAGAATCAACCGATAAAGGGTTTGTCAAAATTATTTCATGAGGTTTTATTGGTTTTCGTCCGCTTTTGCATCAAGGTGTAACTTCGGGAATTAATAATATTATTGGTTTTACAGGTATTCATATTTTTGCCTTTTTATTAAGTTTGTTACTTTTGATTTTGATTCCCTTTTCAAAAAAATATTCCCTAACAATTTTTATGGCCATATTATTAGGTGGGAATTGAGGCAATGAAATTGACCGAATTTTGGATGATAATCATGTAAAAGACTTGCTTTTTCTGCCATTTGTAAGGTCAAGTGGGACATTTAATTTTGCAGATATTTTTATTTTTGTCGGCCCCATTGGAATTTTTATTGTCTCTCTTTATGATCATGCTCAGCCTTGAATTTCAAAAAAACTCAAAAATAAAATCTTTAGGAAAAAAAGTAAAAATTAAAAAAAACGCTGTAATTTACAGTATTTTTTACAAATAAGACTAATAATTTGTCAAAACAGTTGAGTTGCCCAGTTTGATGGTAAGAATTTACTGTTTAGTGAATATAAATATGAAAAATACCCGTAAATACGGGTTTTTTAACGCTAAAATCTTAATTTTTATTACTTTAAAATTAGCCTTTTGCAAAAAAAAAAAAAAAAATGCTCCCGAGTTTCCCAGTTTGATAAGGTAATTTTAAAAAAGCATCTGGTTTTAGGCACTTTTTTAAGTTTTTCGGTAAAAGTTAATAACAATTTTATTAGTGATTTATTAAGATATCAAAGTAAAAATCATACCTATTTCAAATATTCGGATCACTAGGAACACCATCTCGATTTTTAAATGTTATTTGCTGATCTAAAGTGTTAAATTCAACCCTTTGCCTTAATTTTTGCAACATCGTTACTAAACCAACCTCAGTTAATTGATTGTTTTCAAATAACTTGTTATCACTAATATGTTTGTTGATTTTAAATATTATAGTTTTTAAAATAACTAGTGAGATAAAACACAAAAGTGTATGAGCTAGAATGTGCTCGTCAATTCTTAAAAATACGGGCCGAATATTCAACAAACCTTTTAGACTTCTAAAATTAGCTTCAATATTCCACTGTTTTTGGTATTTTTCAACTATATCTAAGACATTTAAATTCAGTATA
The DNA window shown above is from Mesomycoplasma ovipneumoniae and carries:
- a CDS encoding DNA topoisomerase (ATP-hydrolyzing) yields the protein MSKNFDIIINSKLDQILAEKFTRYSKYIIQNRAIPDVRDGLKPVQRRILYSMWQLGLKNTKNYKKSARVVGDVIGKFHPHGDSSIYDALVRLSQEWKINIPLVEMHGNKGSIDDDPPAAMRYTEVRLAQISEHLLELLSKNVVNFYPNFDDSEKEPTVLPAIFPNLLINGAIGIASGFATEIPPHNLVEVIQAVILMIKNPLITNAQISKVILGPDFPTGGIVYGKAGILDAFETGKGKIQISSSYKISEKNKQKVIEISSIPFGISKANLIQQIDTIRFEEKISGIKEVIDQSDQNGVLIFVELEKDANAELILNYLLQKTDMQIYYSYNSVAICNNSPKLLSIKEMIAYFLEHLRKVKLGEFNYELFKSKKRLEIIEGFLKVADITNEVIEIIRKSDNSKAGVIADLVKYLNFTEVQAEAIASMRLYRLSKIEQQSFLNESKILAQNIEEFQKLIENKEEFDLHLISMLENFAKIYGSPRKTKIVDKELQVKINHQDLIKDEQFYFWVSKSGLFKKMNIKNHAVDEIEKIQLPSEDFFVFQGKINQRQKGLFLTNKGDVGMLLAHQLEELTLKNNPNNLKISLGLKNDHELINSFFLDDLDSNHFLLFITKFGYAKRMQLKEIAKIRPNNMINCFKPKEGDELISIFLENKLKNIVLITSQNRALKISVSDVPIYGRISSGVKILKLQKNEKIVASVLINSSEKIAVIDNYSRFEKIASEKLHFGNRTIAPKSFDSKLDFSIIPKSVEIYSENLQIFDFDTTLKIVPVQKFINFDPNPKKNYKLFLTTDKNNENLPNFIEQNQANSSKILKTKLQEISEIDINLILEKIEKE
- the ileS gene encoding isoleucine--tRNA ligase — encoded protein: MDKNFYKNSLNIFSTDFSMKANLPQKDKFFTEFWKNEDIYQKLLKKNINNPRFILHDGPPYANGDIHIGHALNKVLKDIIVRYKSMSGFYSPFVPGWDTHGLPIENKIINQIETKSTLEIRQKANDFANSQILVQKKQFEKLNLLTDFSQIYQTNDPSYEAKQLKLFKKIAEKGLIYRALKPIYWSPSSQSALAEAEIEYLNHRSPSIFVAFEVKNGNNFVKSSDKIIIWTTTPWTLIANAGVAVGLNFDYVRVKVGSNFYILAEKLLQILASSFEWNSYEIIDTFLGKNLVNIEYFHPIFDKVCPIVSGHHVTLDAGSGLVHLAPLFGEDDYWIGRENSLEMVMHVEDDGKFNEKAGQFSSQFYDSANKSITEYLKEKQSLLKLSFITHSFPHDWRTLKPVIYRGTPQWFVSVEKIKKELETAINEIEFPEKWLKNRLTKMIIDRKDWLISRQRSWGIPLIIFYDKNKNPVLDKPEIFDHIISQVQEFGSSIWYQKTADELLPPKYQNLGWTKENDILDVWFDSGVSFLAANINNEKPPFDIYLEGSDQYRGWFNSSLINSVIYFGFSPYKKLLSHGFVVDSKGNKMSKSRGNGVDPLVILNKYGCDIFRLWVANSEYYNDIVYSESIFEQNVEIYRKIRNTVRFLITNLADFEPKQYELQEVDLFIYNKIQKLKNEIIQYYDEYRFVRVVKIINNFIIEFSNFYLSIVKDILYADSKNSAKRRSIQYVFYELLLVLNIAIAPIMPTTAEEIYQFVQKSEKQTSIHLENFFKKSNFDPKLDEKWVEFFDVKNSVYQLIEQKIQSKEINRSNEIAVVLDSNASNFLKSLDLVKLLMVAKVEFKDKISIYNLNWPKCLRCWNHFETIQDVCDRCFEVLNENKN
- a CDS encoding type IIA DNA topoisomerase subunit B; protein product: MTYSVEKLKLLKGLEAVKKRPGMYIGSTDINGLHQLIWEIFDNAVDEVIAGFANEIKVVINLDNSVEISDNGRGIPTEIHKKTGKTGVELVFTELHSGAKFSDEIYKTAGGLHGVGSSVVNALSKKMEVFVSRNQKLFYTSFINGGKIENRTQELGPSKISGTKIVFLPDFSFFSHKEYDPDMIISRLQETCFLVKNLKIEFVDLKNGIEKTFQFSKGIENFVEFLNKDSQKIHDKIIAFKEKSQEIIVEFAFQYVDSQQENIISFVNNVKTNLGGSHENGLKAGIVKAINTYGQQNNLLKNKQIFDFNDVKVGLSLILSLRIPEPILEFVGQTKNKLATVLAKTVTEEVVFRNLMSFFIQNKETAQKIITFLLNVYQQKEKLKLSLTETKISKSVAKEKRILSGKLTPANSKKAMNRELFLVEGESAGGSAKLARNREFQAILPLKGKIVNSQKTRLIEVLKNEEIIAIISALGTGIGQNFNLKNLNYGKIIIMTDADNDGAHIQILILTFLFYHMRPLIENGFVYIAQPPLYRISEKNKKDIYIWEEKEFHEYVKKHPNAQIQRYKGLGEMNASQLWQTTMDPEKRILEKVLIEDLEKVEENFRILMGERADLRKNWIQENVDFSLEDSFIDNLKEPVYE
- a CDS encoding DDE-type integrase/transposase/recombinase — encoded protein: MKQYKFTIEDKFRYIKIAESKGLKNAILHFAEEFREIYKSKSKSKKADKEWMLHIYANNLIRNWQKKFYNNDMKSLISVRGKIKSPRKPKKKYTINDLSENDREVYQEIMENVLRRYGIDPAIVLEELKKRKQEQEKDKGKIENCTRICSVFNINRTSIYEKIRVKKPPKKMIYDEKLLEWIRENFNLNRKVKGRDVLYNIYINQGNYVSTYVFQKHYEFLGLKSLAYKKQGKPAPKEKKFTRIWTEDHIKGDFSSENFGEKWFADIKFIKINNEWFYLHSIIETKSNYLLNFSVSKTRFSEETINLVKETIKKYNIKPKFFHSDHGVEYANYKFANFLKQNNIQQSMSPKGYALANRPIEYFYAVFQRELLNIEGENFENVPTAYQKISSFIDWYNYERPQSCLSYKTPSYYMR
- the gap gene encoding type I glyceraldehyde-3-phosphate dehydrogenase, with translation MKKIAINGFGRIGRLALRQLLDLKDENLEVVAINDLTDASVLAHLLKYDSAQGRFSGTVSVLKEEDKNYLVINDKKIHVFSEKDPEMLPWGQLEIDLVLECTGRYASKAGATLHLNAGAKKVLVSAPAGNDVKTIVHNVNCHTVDENDKILSSASCTTNALAPLVNALEKEFGISHGFMTTVHAYTADQRIQDAPHKDLRRARAAAVNLVPSSTGAAKAIGLVVPSLTGKLDGIAIRVPVITGSFVDLSVELKSSPSIEELNKAIKKYESESFYYCDEPIVSSDIIGDTHGSIFDATLTKFVEVDGKRLYKLYTWYDNESSFVAQFVRVIRYFIQK